From Candidatus Binatia bacterium:
GAACACGTCGGGGTGGAGCGCCGTCGTGCTGATGGCCTCCTCGGCGGCGGCCTTCGGCGTGTTCGCGCTGTTCCTGGCGACGAACCACCGCTGGACCGACAGCCTGCTCGCGCGCCTGCCCGTTCCGGGCGGGTCCGGCGGAGCGGTGCGCCTGGCCAGCGACGGCATCGTGGCCGAGCAGATTCGCGTCACCGACGTGCACACCGAGCACATGACGCTCGCCGACCGCTCGGTAGCCCTGCTGTTCGAGGCCACCATCACCAACGATGCCGCGATTCCCGTGCAGGGAATCGACGTCGAAGTCACCGGCTACCGCGACGGAGAGAAGATCGCCGTCGGCCACGGCACCTGCGGCAAGAACGTCAGCGTGCGCCTGCTCAAGCGGCTGGCGCGGGACGAAGTGGTGGCACTGATGGAGCTGGCCACTCCCGACCAGGTGCTGGCGTCAGGGGCGAAGACGGGTTGCCAGGTCGCGCTGACCCAGCTCAAGACCGAAGTGGAAGAAGTGAGCTACAGGATCGCGTCGGCGGCGCCTACCGCCGATCACGCGAGTCAGGATCCGGTTCCCGGTCCTCTCGCCGCGGAGTGACATCGATTTCCTCGGGCTTGACGGCCTTGCGGAAGTTCTTGATGCCCTTGCCGATTCCCTCTCCGAGCTCGGGAAGCTTCCCGGCGCCGAAAATGATCAGCACGATGAGCAGGATGACCAGCAGCTCGCTGAACCCGAGTCCCATGGTCCAAAGACTATAGGCCGATCGGCGGCCGGCGCCAACCTCGCTTGCCGGAGTCGCTGCGACGGCGCTGCCGGGCGCCGCTCCCGCCGGTGCGGATCAGGTGCCGGGCGCCGCTGCGGCCGGCTTCCAGGTGAGCAGCGGGCTGCGCGCCGCCCGCGTCTCGTCGAGGCGCGAGAGCACGGTCTCGTGGGGAGCCTCGCGCACCCTTTCGGGATCCGTCTCGGCTTCCGCAGCCACCGCGAGCATTGCGTCGGCGAAGGCATCGAGGGTCTCGAGGCTCTCGGTTTCGGTGGGCTCGATCATCAGCGCTCCGGCGACGACGAGCGGAAAGTAGATCGTCGGGGCGTGGAAGCCGTAATCGAGAAGACGCTTGGCGATGTCGAGGGTCTTGACGCCGCTCTTCTGCTGGATCTTGTCGGTCAGCACCACTTCGTGCATGCACGGGCGGTCGTAAGCCAGGTTGTAGCCAGTCCTGAGCCGGGCCTTGAGATAGTTTGCCGCAAGCACGGCCATGCGCGTCGTCTCGGTGAGGCCGTCGCCGCCGCAAGCCGCCATGTACGACCACGCGCGCACGAGGATTCCGAAGTTGCCGTAGAACGATCTTACCTTGCCGATCGAATCGGGCCTGTCGTGTTCCCACGCGAGCAGCCCGTTCTTCTCGACGATCCGGGGCCGCGGCAGGAAGCGCTCGAGGAAGCCGCGCACCGCAACTGGACCCGCGCCCGGGCCGCCGCCGCCATGCGGAGTCGAAAACGTCTTGTGCAGGTTGAACTGCAGTACGTCGGCGCCCATCGCCCCGGGCTTGGCGACGCCCATCAGCGCGTTCATGTTCGCGCCGTCCATGTAGACCAGGCCGCCGCGCTCGTGCACGACGGCGGCGATCTCGAGGATGTCTTCTTCGAACAGCCCGAGCGTGTTCGGGTTGGTGACCATCAATGCGGCCACCTCTTCGTCCATCCTCTCGCGCACGGCAGCGGCCGAAAGCAGGCCGCGCCCGTCGCACGGCACCGACACGCTGTCGTAACCGCAAAGCGTCGCGCTCGCGGGATTGGTTCCGTGGGCGCTCTCGGGAATCAGAACCTTGCTGCGCGCGCGGCCCTGCGACAGGTGCCACGCGCGGATCATCTTCATGCCGGTCAGCTCCCCCTGGGCTCCGGCCGCGGGCTGCAGCGAAACCGCATCGAGTCCGCTGATCTCGCAGAGCATTCTTTCGAGATCGGCGAGAAGGCGCAGCGCGCCCTGGGCGTTCCCGTCAGGAGCGTACGGATGCAGGTTCGCGAACCCGGGCAGCGCGGCGGCTCTTTCGTTGGCCACCGGGTTGTACTTCATCGTACAGGAGCCGAGCGGATAGAAGTGGGTAGCCGCCGAATAGTTCAGCTGCGAAAGACGAACGTAGTGGCGGATCACTTCCGGCTCGCTCACCTCTGGGAAATCCTCGAGCGTGTCGCGAAGCAGCGAAGCATCCAGCGGGACCGCCGCATCGGCAGCAGTAACGTCGATGCCGCTCCTGCCGGGGCTGCCCTTTTCGAAGATCGGAAGCTCGAGCGATCGTTTCATGTCGCTTCCCGCCTCCCTTATGCGGCCTTGCGTGCGGCCAGGCTGTCGATGAGCACGTCGATCTCTTCGTCGCGCGTGCATTCGGTGACGGCGACCAGAAGGCGGTTCACATGCTCGGGGTGGCCGGGCACGAGAGAGGCGACGCGCACGCCCGGCACGACGCCGGCGCCCACGCAACGCTCGAACACCGAGTCGAGTTCGGGAACGTCGACGCTGAACTCGTTGAAGAACGGCGCGGCAAACGACGCGCGGATTCCTGCCTCGCGCGCCAGGCGGTCGGCGGCGCGATGCGCGGCGCGCGCATTCTCCGCCGCCAGCGCGCGCAGGCCGCTGCGTCCGGCCAGGCTCAGGAACACGGTGGCGCAAAGCGCAGCCAGTCCCTGGTTGGTGCAGATGTTCGACGTCGCCTTCTCGCGGCGGATGTGTTGCTCGCGCGTCGACAGCGTCAGCACGTAGCCTCGCTTGCCCTCTTCGTCGACGGTCTGGCCGACCAGTCGTCCGGGCATCTGTCGCACGTGCTGGGCGCGGGTCGCGAACAGGCCGACGCCCGGGCCGCCGTACGAGACCGGAAGTCCGAAGCTCTGCCCTTCCGCTACGGCGATGTCGGCGCCGCAGCTTCCCGGCGAGCGCAGCAGCGCAAGCGACAGCGCTTCGGTGGTCACGCTGATCGAGAGCGCGCCGACGCGGCGGGCAAGGCGCGATGTTCCGCCGAGATCGTCGATCACGCCGAAGAAATTCGGATAGCCGGTCGCGACCGCCGCGACGTCTTCGCCGAGCAGCTCTTCGAGCGCCGCAAGGTCGCTGCGACCGTCGCCGCCGAGCGGCACCTCGACGATCTCGCCGCGGCCGTGGCCGGCAAGGTAGGTGCGGGCGACTTCGACGTATTCGGGATGAATTCCGGCCGAGACGAGCAGGCGCGAGCGGCCCTTGTGCACCCGCATCGCCATCAGCAGTGCCTCGGCGAACGCGGAGGCGCCGTCGTACATGCTCGCGTTGGCGACATCGAGGCCGGCCAGGCGTGCAACGTACGTCTGGAACTCGAACGAGGCCTGCAGAGTGCCCTGGCTCACTTCGGGCTGGTACGGCGTGTACGACGTCGCGAATTCCGAGCGGCCCATGACGGCCGAGACCGCGGCAGGAACGAAATGGCGGTAGCAGCCCGCACCCTGGAAACTCGCGGTGATGCGGTTGGCATCCGCAAGCGCGCCCAGCTTGTCGAATACCTCCCTTTCGCCGAGGCCCGGCTCGAGGTTGATCGCGGCGCTGGCTCTCAGCGATGCGGGGACGGTCGGAAAAAGATCATCGACGCTCGCCTCGCCGACGACGGCGAGCATGCGGGCGACGTCGGAGGGCGTGTGCGGGAGAAAACGCACGTTACTCGCCGAGCTCCGAAATCAGCTCTTCGTAGGCGTCCGAATCCATCAGCTCCTCGACCTCGGCAACGTTTTTCGGCTGCAGTCGCACCAGCCAGCCGTCCCCGTAAGGGTCTTCGTTGATGGTGTTCGGCGAGTCGGGCAGCTCTTCGTTGACTTCGATCACCTTGCCGCTGATCGGAGCGTAGATGTCGGAGGCGGCTTTTACCGACTCGACGACCGCGAACGGTTCATCGCGCGTCACTTCGGGCTCGTCGGCGGCCTTCGGAAGCTCGACGAATACGATGTCGCCGAGCTGGGACTGGGCGTAATCGGTGATGCCGACCGTGACGGTGCCGTCCGGCTCCACCCTCACCCACTCGTGCTCGGACGTGTAACGAAGATCGTCAGGGACCTCCATGGAAGAGCCTCCTCCCTTTTCGGCTGTCGCGCTCAAGCTGCGGGGCGCTTAACACAGAAGGGAAGGCGCGTCACCACTGCCCTTCTGCGTTTCCCGCGCACGTCCACTTCGAGCACGGCTTCTGCCCCATTTGCCGAGGCTGCCGTCGTGGCCGCCGCGACTTTCCCGTCGACCAGGGCCATCGCGACCGGCCGGCCGAGGGTCGGCGAATGGGTTCCGCTCGTAACGCGGCCTGCTGCCTCCGGGGCCCCCGGCGTAAACACGGCCGCACCTTCGCGGGCGATGCCGCCTTCGACAAATAGCCCGATCAGCCGACGCGTTGCGCCTCCCGCGGCAGCCCGCACCAGGGCCTCGTAGCCGACCATCCCCGGGCGGTTCGCCTTGACGGCCCAGCCCAGGCGCACTTCGTAGGGACTGATGTCCAGGCCCAGCTCGTGGCCGTACAGGGGAAGGGCCGCTTCGATGCGCAAGGTATCGCGGGCACCGAGACCGCAAAGGGCAAGGCCGTCGTCACGGCCAGTCTCGACGAGAAGGCGCCACAAGGCCACCGCACGCTCGGCCGGACAGAACAGCTCGAAGCCGTCCTCGCCCGTGTAGCCGGTGCGCGCTGCGACGAGCGTGATGCCGCCCACCTCGGCCTCCGTGCATCCCATGCGAGGAAGCGACGCCAGCGCAGGCGCGAGGCGCACGACGATCGCTGCCGCCTTCGGCCCCTGGATCGCGATCAATCCCGTCTCGTCGCTTCGATCGACGATCGAGGCACCATCGATCGCGCGCTCGCGGATCCATGCGAGGTCGGTCGCGGCGTTGGACGCATTGACGCAGACGAGAAAGCGCTCGTGCTCGAGCCGGTAGACGATGATGTCGTCGACGACACCGCCGTCCTCGGTCGGAATCATGCTGTACTGGGCGCGGCCGGGAGCGAGCACGCGCGCGTCGTTCGTGAACAGCTTCGCGCACAGCTCTTCGGCGCGGGGCCCGACGATCTCGACTTCGCCCATGTGACTGACGTCGAAGAGACCGGCAGCCTCCCGCACTGCCCGATGCTCGGCGAGGATCGAACCGTACTGGACCGGCATCGCCCAGCCGGCGAATTCGACGATGCGCGCGCCGGCAGCCACGTGCTCGTCGCAAAGCGGCGTGCGGCGCGCTCCGGTCGCGGCGCTCACGCCCGCCCCCTCTCGCGATCGGACGCGAGGAGGTCGTCGTTCACCGTGCCGGAACGATCGCGGGCAAGGCGCGCACGGTACGTATTCGACAGCAGCATCGCCACGGTCATCGGACCGACGCCGCCCGGCACCGGCGTAATCCAGCCGGCGCGGCGCTCGGCCGGCTCGAACTCGACATCGCCGACGAGCTTTCCGTCGATGCGGCTGATACCGACGTCGACGACGACGGCTCCCGGCTTGATCCAGTCGCCGCGTACGAGTCCCGGCACTCCGACCGCAGCGACGACGACGTCGCCGCGGGAGACTTCACCGGGAAGATCCGCAGTGCGCGAGTGGCACATGACGACTGTCGCGTTCCGTTCGAGCAGCATCATCGCCACCGGCTTGCCGACGAGCACCGAACGGCCAACGACGACGGCGGTTTTTCCCTGCAGGCGCGTTCCCGTCGAGTCGATGAGCTGCATGCAGCCCGACGGCGTGCAGGGCCTCAGCCCCGGGCGACCGGTGAACAGCGCACCCTGGCTGGCCGGGTGAAGGCCGTCGACGTCCTTGTGCGGATCGATCGCCGCGATCACCGCGTCGGAGTCGAGCCCTTTCGGCAGCGGCATCTGCACGAGGATTCCGTCGATGTCGTCGCGGGCGTTGAGCGACCGCACGGTGGCGAGGATCTCGGCCATCGCAGCGCTTGCCGGAAGCTCGACGGACACCGAGACCATCCCGAGCTCCCGCGACTCGCGATTCTTGCGACCGACGTAGACCTTGGAGGCGGGATCTTCGCCGACGAGCACGACGGCCAGTCCCGGCGGCCTCAGTCCGCGCGCGGTGCGCGCGGCGATGTGCTGCGCAACCTCGTTGCGCACCGCGAGCGCGATCGCCTTGCCGTCGATGAGAGAGGCCACGTCGTGTCAGTCGATCTTCTTGACCAGCTTGCCGATCATCTTGTCGACGGCGTGCTCGGTGTAGCCGTCGGCCGTGCTGTAGCGCACCGGCTTGTCGTTGGCGATCTTGTCGTAGCTGCGGGTCACGAAGTTGTCGTACGATTCGTTGCGATCGAACGTATCGGACCAGATCGTCTCGCCGGTGTGGGCGTTGACGAGCGCGACGTACAGCGAGACGCCGGCCGGCGACGTCGGCGCGTCGTCGGACCCTACCCGCTCGCGCAGCTCGATCAGTGCCGAGACCACGAGGTAGTCGGCCTGGCCGGCAGCCGCCAGCTTGGCGCCCGTCTCGCGCATGCCGTGGCTCGTCGTCTGCGCCGTCGTCCTGTCGACCGTCTCGGGAGTGGGGAACAGCAGCCGCGGGTGGCGCGCGATCGCTTCGTAGACGAAGCCCGTCGCCAGGCGAGCCGAATGCAGGCTCGTCGGCTTCATCTTCACATCGGGAGGACAGAGGTCGCAGGGCCGCCCGCCGGAAGCATCGTTGTAGGCAGCCGGAAGAATCGCGATGCGCCGCAGCGACGCCTTGGCCTTCTCTTCCTGCTTGGCCTTCTCCTTGGCCTTCTCGGCGGCCGCGGCCGCATCCTCGCCGTTGTCCGCATTGGTCGCTGTCGGCGTGCCGACGGTACGACCGGCGACCTTGACGTCGGAGATTCCACCCGAGCCCCAGTCGAAAGTGCAGCCGGTGATCATCAGCGCAGCCGCTGCGGCGATTGCGATCGCGTGTCGCATGCTCATGCCTTTGCCGCCGCCTGGCCTGCCAGCTTGATGCCGAGGCCGCGAAGCTGCGCGTTGTCGACGGGCGACGGTGCTTCGGTCAGCAGGCACGCCGCGCGCTGGGTTTTCGGGAACGCGATGACGTCGCGGATCGATTCGCTGCCGACGAGCATCGCAATCATGCGGTCCAGACCGAGCGCAAGGCCTCCGTGCGGCGGAGCACCGAAGCTCAGCGCCTCGAGCAGGAAGCCGAACTTTTCGCGAGCCTCGTCGGGGCCGATGCCGAGCAGTGAGAACACCCGGCTCTGCACGTCGCCGCGGTGGATACGGATCGAGCCGCCGCCGAGCTCGGTGCCGTTGAGTACGATGTCGTACGCATCGGCGCGCACCGCCTCCGTTTCGCTTTCCAGGCGCGGCAGGTCGGCGGCTTTCGGCGCCGTGAACGGATGGTGCAGCGCGAAGTAGCGCTTCTCCTCGGCATCCCATTCGACCAGCGGGAAATCGACGACCCACAGGAAGTTGAACTTCGAAGGGTCACGGAGGCCCTTGTCGTCGGCGATCTTGACGCGCAGGTTGCCGAGCACCGCGCGCACGACCTTGACCGTGTCCGCAGCGAACAGAACGAGGTCTCCGTCCTCGATACCGCAGCGCGAGGCGATCTCGGCGCGCTCGGAGTCGGAGAGGAACTTGACGATCGGCGACTGCCACTGGCCGTCGGCAACCTTGATCCACGCCAGGCCCTTGGCACCGAACCCGGCCGCATAGCTGCCGAGGTCGTCGATGTCCTTGCGCGACATCGCGGCGCCGCCCTTGACGTTGATCGCCGCGACGATGCCGCCGCCGTCGACGGCCGCGCGGAACACCTTGAACTCGGAACCGGCGAGCACGCCCGTGAGGTCGACCAGCTCCATCGCGAAGCGGGTGTCGGGCCTGTCGCTGCCGTAGCGCGCCATCGACTCGTCCCAGCTCATGCGCGGGAAAGGCTCATCGAAGGAGCGGCCGAGCACGTGCGAGAACACCTTCTTCAGCAGGTCCTCGACCACGCCCATGATCGTCTCGGCGCTCGGGAAGGCGAGCTCGAGGTCGATCTGCGTGAACTCGGGCTGGCGATCGGCGCGCAGGTCCTCGTCGCGAAAGCAGCGCGCGATCTGGTAGTAGCGATCGTAGCCGGCGACCATCAGCAGTTGCTTGAAGAGCTGCGGCGACTGCGGCAGCGCGAAGAACGAGCCGGGGTTGACGCGGCTCGGCACGAGGTAGTCGCGCGCGCCTTCGGGTGTCGAGCGCGTCAGCATCGGAGTTTCGACCTCGAGGAAGCCGAGGTCGTTCAGGTGCTGGCGCGCGATCTGGCAGACGTCGTGGCGAACGCGCAGGTTGCGCTGCATCATCGGGCGCCGCAGGTCGAGGTAGCGGTAACGCAGCCTCACGTTCTCGGTGAGCGACGACGAATCGTCGATCGCGAACGGGACCGGCTTGGAGACGTTGAGGATCTCGAGCTGTTCGACGACGAGCTCGACTTCGCCGGTGGCCATCCTCGGGTTGACGGTCTCCGTGCTGCGTGCGCGCAGGGTGCCGCGCACGCCGATGACGAACTCGCTGCGCAGCTCACCTGCGTTGCGATGCGCATCGGCGCTCGTTTCCGGGTCGAACACGAGCTGGACGATCCCGGTGTGGTCGCGCAGATCGACGAAGATGATGCCGCCGTGGTCGCGGCGCGAATCCACCCAGCCCGTCAGCACGAGCTCGCGCCCGGCATCGTTCTTCCTGGGCAATCCGCAGTAACAGGTCCGCTCCACCGGCTTTTTCCTTTCTTCGCTTCCGATCCGGGCCGATCCAGTCCGATCCCGGGTCGTCGTCTTCGTCGCTTCAGACCGTCTGCGCAGCACGCTCCAGCGCCGCAATGATCGCCGAGGCGTCGTCGCCCAGCGCGAACAGGGACGGGAGGTCGCGGCGCCCCTTCAGGTCTCGCACCGCCGCCCGCCCGGCAGCGAGCTCCGCGTCGCCGATGATGATGACGAAGCGGGCCCCTGCCTTGTCGGCCTGCGTGATCTGGGCCTTGAGTCGCCGCAGCGGGGATTCCAGCTCGATGCGACAGCCTGTTTGCCTCAGCCGGCGCGCCAGAGCGAGTGCCGTCGCGGCGCAGGCTTCGCCAATGGGTGCAATGAGGGCCAGCGCAGACGCCTCGGCGACCTCGCTGTCGGCGCTGGCGAGCTGCAGGCGCTCGATGCCGAACGCGAACCCGACGCCGGGCATGTCGGGGCCTCCGAGAGCCGCCACCAGCCCGTCGTAGCGGCCTCCGCCGCCGATCGCGTCCTGGGCACCCTGCCCCTCAGCGCTGATCTCGAAGGCAGTGCGACAATAGTAGTCGAGCCCGCGCA
This genomic window contains:
- the folD gene encoding bifunctional methylenetetrahydrofolate dehydrogenase/methenyltetrahydrofolate cyclohydrolase FolD, whose protein sequence is MASLIDGKAIALAVRNEVAQHIAARTARGLRPPGLAVVLVGEDPASKVYVGRKNRESRELGMVSVSVELPASAAMAEILATVRSLNARDDIDGILVQMPLPKGLDSDAVIAAIDPHKDVDGLHPASQGALFTGRPGLRPCTPSGCMQLIDSTGTRLQGKTAVVVGRSVLVGKPVAMMLLERNATVVMCHSRTADLPGEVSRGDVVVAAVGVPGLVRGDWIKPGAVVVDVGISRIDGKLVGDVEFEPAERRAGWITPVPGGVGPMTVAMLLSNTYRARLARDRSGTVNDDLLASDRERGRA
- the aspS gene encoding aspartate--tRNA ligase; the protein is MERTCYCGLPRKNDAGRELVLTGWVDSRRDHGGIIFVDLRDHTGIVQLVFDPETSADAHRNAGELRSEFVIGVRGTLRARSTETVNPRMATGEVELVVEQLEILNVSKPVPFAIDDSSSLTENVRLRYRYLDLRRPMMQRNLRVRHDVCQIARQHLNDLGFLEVETPMLTRSTPEGARDYLVPSRVNPGSFFALPQSPQLFKQLLMVAGYDRYYQIARCFRDEDLRADRQPEFTQIDLELAFPSAETIMGVVEDLLKKVFSHVLGRSFDEPFPRMSWDESMARYGSDRPDTRFAMELVDLTGVLAGSEFKVFRAAVDGGGIVAAINVKGGAAMSRKDIDDLGSYAAGFGAKGLAWIKVADGQWQSPIVKFLSDSERAEIASRCGIEDGDLVLFAADTVKVVRAVLGNLRVKIADDKGLRDPSKFNFLWVVDFPLVEWDAEEKRYFALHHPFTAPKAADLPRLESETEAVRADAYDIVLNGTELGGGSIRIHRGDVQSRVFSLLGIGPDEAREKFGFLLEALSFGAPPHGGLALGLDRMIAMLVGSESIRDVIAFPKTQRAACLLTEAPSPVDNAQLRGLGIKLAGQAAAKA
- the gcvT gene encoding glycine cleavage system aminomethyltransferase GcvT, which encodes MSAATGARRTPLCDEHVAAGARIVEFAGWAMPVQYGSILAEHRAVREAAGLFDVSHMGEVEIVGPRAEELCAKLFTNDARVLAPGRAQYSMIPTEDGGVVDDIIVYRLEHERFLVCVNASNAATDLAWIRERAIDGASIVDRSDETGLIAIQGPKAAAIVVRLAPALASLPRMGCTEAEVGGITLVAARTGYTGEDGFELFCPAERAVALWRLLVETGRDDGLALCGLGARDTLRIEAALPLYGHELGLDISPYEVRLGWAVKANRPGMVGYEALVRAAAGGATRRLIGLFVEGGIAREGAAVFTPGAPEAAGRVTSGTHSPTLGRPVAMALVDGKVAAATTAASANGAEAVLEVDVRGKRRRAVVTRLPFCVKRPAA
- the gcvPA gene encoding aminomethyl-transferring glycine dehydrogenase subunit GcvPA encodes the protein MRFLPHTPSDVARMLAVVGEASVDDLFPTVPASLRASAAINLEPGLGEREVFDKLGALADANRITASFQGAGCYRHFVPAAVSAVMGRSEFATSYTPYQPEVSQGTLQASFEFQTYVARLAGLDVANASMYDGASAFAEALLMAMRVHKGRSRLLVSAGIHPEYVEVARTYLAGHGRGEIVEVPLGGDGRSDLAALEELLGEDVAAVATGYPNFFGVIDDLGGTSRLARRVGALSISVTTEALSLALLRSPGSCGADIAVAEGQSFGLPVSYGGPGVGLFATRAQHVRQMPGRLVGQTVDEEGKRGYVLTLSTREQHIRREKATSNICTNQGLAALCATVFLSLAGRSGLRALAAENARAAHRAADRLAREAGIRASFAAPFFNEFSVDVPELDSVFERCVGAGVVPGVRVASLVPGHPEHVNRLLVAVTECTRDEEIDVLIDSLAARKAA
- the tatA gene encoding twin-arginine translocase TatA/TatE family subunit, encoding MGLGFSELLVILLIVLIIFGAGKLPELGEGIGKGIKNFRKAVKPEEIDVTPRREDREPDPDSRDRR
- the gcvPB gene encoding aminomethyl-transferring glycine dehydrogenase subunit GcvPB: MKRSLELPIFEKGSPGRSGIDVTAADAAVPLDASLLRDTLEDFPEVSEPEVIRHYVRLSQLNYSAATHFYPLGSCTMKYNPVANERAAALPGFANLHPYAPDGNAQGALRLLADLERMLCEISGLDAVSLQPAAGAQGELTGMKMIRAWHLSQGRARSKVLIPESAHGTNPASATLCGYDSVSVPCDGRGLLSAAAVRERMDEEVAALMVTNPNTLGLFEEDILEIAAVVHERGGLVYMDGANMNALMGVAKPGAMGADVLQFNLHKTFSTPHGGGGPGAGPVAVRGFLERFLPRPRIVEKNGLLAWEHDRPDSIGKVRSFYGNFGILVRAWSYMAACGGDGLTETTRMAVLAANYLKARLRTGYNLAYDRPCMHEVVLTDKIQQKSGVKTLDIAKRLLDYGFHAPTIYFPLVVAGALMIEPTETESLETLDAFADAMLAVAAEAETDPERVREAPHETVLSRLDETRAARSPLLTWKPAAAAPGT
- the gcvH gene encoding glycine cleavage system protein GcvH, with translation MEVPDDLRYTSEHEWVRVEPDGTVTVGITDYAQSQLGDIVFVELPKAADEPEVTRDEPFAVVESVKAASDIYAPISGKVIEVNEELPDSPNTINEDPYGDGWLVRLQPKNVAEVEELMDSDAYEELISELGE